From a single Candidatus Poribacteria bacterium genomic region:
- a CDS encoding phytanoyl-CoA dioxygenase family protein — protein sequence MELSPQEIQLFRHNGFIRFPTQLSKDRVEALKAAALKDMEEGVEPVARQDGRIIRISAVWERGGIFQETITCDEILNPLESLLGPNIEFVLNRHNHVYLRDAGSTHSLELHRDVRHWSRTIATVLIYLEDTHLENGCTRVVPGSHHLPAFASLKDDAIQHIAASQAIPLPMPAGGLLAIDSMIIHSAGINRTDSTRMSMTLGYHGVDELALEDNPRKVLVRGERPYRGNDKPRE from the coding sequence ATGGAACTGAGTCCCCAAGAAATCCAACTATTTCGCCACAACGGTTTTATTAGATTTCCGACGCAACTGTCTAAAGACCGTGTAGAGGCACTTAAAGCCGCCGCACTCAAAGACATGGAAGAAGGCGTGGAACCTGTTGCCCGACAGGACGGTAGAATTATCCGGATCTCTGCTGTTTGGGAACGGGGTGGCATCTTCCAAGAAACGATTACTTGCGACGAAATTCTCAATCCGTTGGAATCATTGTTGGGTCCGAATATAGAATTCGTGCTGAACCGCCACAATCACGTCTATCTCCGAGACGCAGGTTCAACGCATTCGCTTGAATTGCATCGCGATGTCCGCCATTGGTCTCGGACGATTGCGACTGTTCTGATCTATCTCGAGGACACACACTTAGAGAACGGCTGCACACGAGTTGTCCCCGGCTCACATCATTTGCCTGCGTTCGCGAGTCTCAAGGACGATGCAATCCAGCACATCGCGGCGAGTCAAGCGATACCGTTACCGATGCCAGCCGGAGGGTTGCTCGCTATAGATAGCATGATAATTCACTCAGCAGGGATTAATCGCACAGATAGCACGCGGATGAGTATGACCCTGGGTTACCACGGTGTTGATGAACTCGCGTTGGAAGATAATCCAAGGAAGGTGCTTGTGCGTGGCGAACGACCGTATCGTGGAAACGACAAGCCCCGTGAATAA
- a CDS encoding tetratricopeptide repeat protein: MRQKTEKNHIVPEEKIMKLWCSCLLLVSGVVLSGCGTMSGYKAASQRHRAYVSGKKQATAADWRALISEFQQVIDTDPQGASADDAQYALASCWVWRIKAGNTEAPKQAIAAFQKLIRNYPHSGYVPHAHYWSGRCYAHIGEDYRAITQYQIVESRYAGSKIAGASQLELARVYVRQGYITRAEVLYATLIESSRDQGIVVAATEELRPLKTQPFKIKQKPIGSSRERTIQAQKQSEPQSKPPSPLLDTKKPSVPDSLTREFGLTAKTIVIDPGHGGKDPGALGRGTLQEKAIVLGISKKLREVLTRRGYTVLMTRDTNRYIPLKQRTAFATQHKADLFLSIHANASENRKATGIETYYLSVTSMDSASEALAARENADSGYSIQELEALLKGIIQKSKSEDSKQLARHVQQALVQATGAIDRGVKHARFVVLIGTNVPAILIEAGFVSNPTEGHKLTTPAYQHKIATAIAQGIEKFLGKTEKPPLAKSGNPTLAITQVERNR, encoded by the coding sequence ATGAGACAAAAAACGGAAAAGAACCACATCGTGCCAGAGGAGAAAATAATGAAACTATGGTGTTCTTGCCTGCTGCTCGTTTCTGGAGTGGTATTATCCGGATGCGGAACTATGTCCGGTTATAAAGCGGCTTCCCAACGCCATCGTGCGTATGTGAGTGGCAAAAAACAGGCGACTGCCGCTGACTGGCGCGCGCTTATTTCAGAATTTCAGCAAGTTATTGATACAGACCCGCAAGGGGCCTCCGCTGATGATGCACAATATGCGCTCGCTTCCTGTTGGGTCTGGCGTATCAAAGCCGGTAACACTGAAGCACCGAAGCAGGCGATTGCAGCCTTCCAAAAACTGATTCGCAACTACCCGCATTCGGGGTATGTCCCACACGCACATTACTGGTCGGGACGTTGCTATGCGCATATCGGTGAGGATTACCGAGCCATCACGCAATACCAGATCGTCGAGAGTCGTTATGCGGGTTCCAAAATCGCTGGTGCCTCCCAATTAGAATTGGCACGTGTATATGTCAGACAAGGTTACATCACACGCGCCGAGGTGCTTTATGCGACGCTTATCGAATCTTCAAGAGATCAGGGAATTGTTGTTGCTGCCACCGAAGAACTCCGCCCTCTCAAAACGCAACCCTTCAAAATAAAACAAAAACCGATAGGATCGTCCCGCGAACGGACAATTCAAGCACAAAAGCAATCCGAACCTCAATCGAAACCTCCGTCCCCACTTCTTGATACGAAGAAACCTTCGGTTCCAGACTCACTCACGCGTGAATTTGGATTAACCGCGAAAACGATTGTTATTGACCCCGGCCACGGCGGCAAAGACCCCGGGGCGTTGGGTAGAGGCACCTTACAAGAGAAAGCCATTGTGCTGGGCATCTCGAAAAAACTGCGTGAAGTGCTAACGCGAAGAGGCTACACTGTCCTAATGACACGGGATACCAACCGTTACATTCCGCTCAAGCAGCGCACTGCATTCGCAACACAACACAAAGCGGATCTCTTTCTGAGCATTCATGCCAACGCCAGTGAAAACCGTAAAGCAACAGGTATCGAAACCTACTATCTGAGTGTCACCAGTATGGACAGCGCCTCAGAAGCACTCGCAGCGCGGGAAAATGCAGACTCCGGCTATAGTATCCAAGAATTGGAAGCACTCCTGAAAGGGATCATACAGAAAAGCAAAAGCGAAGATAGTAAGCAATTGGCAAGACACGTCCAACAAGCGTTGGTGCAAGCCACAGGTGCGATTGATCGTGGCGTCAAACACGCACGATTTGTCGTTTTGATCGGGACAAACGTCCCTGCGATTCTCATCGAGGCCGGATTTGTATCGAACCCAACAGAAGGACATAAACTCACAACACCGGCGTATCAACATAAAATCGCCACTGCTATCGCGCAAGGCATCGAGAAGTTCTTAGGGAAGACCGAGAAACCACCTCTTGCCAAGAGTGGGAACCCAACACTTGCCATTACACAGGTTGAGAGGAACAGGTAA